The Fusobacterium simiae nucleotide sequence AATATTAGCTTTTCTTATTTCATTAAATTTTATTTCTACTTCTTTCTTATCTATTAAAAGTATTATACTATCTCCATTTACTTCTTTAATTATTGCTTTAAATTGCTTTTTATCATCTAATTTATGTTTTAAATGTAATGTTATTTTTTCTCCTGTAAATCTAATATAATCTTCTAATTTTTTTAATGGTCTTTCAAGTCCAGGTGAAGAAACCTCAAGGAAGAATTTATGTTCTATTAATTCTTCTATTTTATCTTCTATTTTAGAACTTAATTTGCTACAATCCTCTATATTCAAATCTCCATTTAGATTTTCAATAAAAATTCTAACATACCAATAACCTCCATCTTGTACATACTCTACATCTACAAGAGAAAGGTTCATTTCTTCTATAAAAGGATTAATAATTTTTGTAATTTTTTCTACAATTTGATTATTCTCTTCCATAGTGATTTCTTTCCTCCTTTTCTACAAAATAAGGAGTGGCTTTGTCCACTCCTTAAGTACTTTCTTACTTGTCAAGTAATTATATCATATTTATTCTTATAAAGCAATTTTATTTTTTAAAAAAAGAGAGAGAAGCACTAGCTTCCCTCTTAAATGTAGCTTGGCAAATCCATACTCTCCCAGGCCGCTTCCAACCAAGTACCATCAGCGTATATGGGCTTAACTTCTAGGTTCGGAATGTTACTAGGTGTACCCC carries:
- a CDS encoding ribosome maturation factor RimP: MEENNQIVEKITKIINPFIEEMNLSLVDVEYVQDGGYWYVRIFIENLNGDLNIEDCSKLSSKIEDKIEELIEHKFFLEVSSPGLERPLKKLEDYIRFTGEKITLHLKHKLDDKKQFKAIIKEVNGDSIILLIDKKEVEIKFNEIRKANILFEFNDF